ACGTGTCCGGAGCCCCCGGGACGGGGAAAACGGCCTCTCTGAGCCACGTCCTGCTCGACTGCAAGGTGTGCCACGGCTGGGGGTCCCGCTTTGGGGGGACTGGTGGGGAAAAATGGGGGGATTGGCAGGAGGAGCACGAGCCGAGCGTGGCACAGCAGGGGGACAGCGGCCTAACGCTCCCGTCCCCGGCAGGACGAGCTCGCCGGGAGCAAAACCATCGTCCTGAACTGCATGTCGCTGAGCAGCCCGCAGAGCGTCTTCCCCGCCGTGGCACAGGAGCTGGGcctgcccgcggccgccggccgggACGGCGTGCGGAGGCTGGAGAAGCATCTGACGGCCCAGGGGCCCATGGTGTGAgttcccagccctggggggggggtggtgtggggtCCCCCCTGGACACCCCGAGTGTGGCCAGGCCGGGGAGGCGGCCCCGGCAGCGAAGTGCCGTGCTCGGGCTGCTGTGGACGGGCCACGGGGACGgtgggcagagctgggactgACCCAGGCTCCTGCCCGCACTCCCAGTCTGCTGGTGCTGGACGAACTGGACCAGCTGGAGAGCAAAGGCCAGGACGTGCTCTACACCCTCTTCGAGTGGCCCCGGCTGCCCCGCTCCAGGCTCGTCCTTGTGGGTGAGTGTGCGGCAGCGTGGTGCTGCCGGCCCTGGGGACCCTCCCTGCtttgggggggctgctgggggtttGTTTTTGCCCACCTGCTCCCTCTTGGGGGGCACAATCCTCATCTTCTTCATTTTGCTGTGCCTGTAGGGTTGGCCAACGCGCTGGACCTGATGGACCGTAGCCTGGCCCGGCTCGGTGCCCGCCCGGCCAGtagcccccagctcctgcactTCCCGCCCTACACCAGGGAGCAGCTCAGCACCATCCTGCGGGAGCGGCTGGGGCAGGTGGGGACGCGGGGGGACAcgcggggaggggacacacaatGCACGGGGCAACTGACGGCGCGCGGTGCCTCGGCAGGTGGCCGGTGACCCCGTCCTGGACGCCGCCGCGCTCCAGTTCTGCGCCCGCAAGGTCTCGGCGGTCTCCGGTGACGCTCGCAAGGCCCTGGATGTCTGCAGGTCAGCGCCTGCCCCCAGACCCGCTGGGGGTGGTCTCTGGGTTTGGGACTCTGCCCCAAAACCCAGCGTGGCCCCCGTGAGCCCCGCACGGTGTCGGGGGTGCCCGTGCTGGCGCGGCCGCTCTGCCCGGCGCTCAGGGCCGTCTCTCCCCAGGCGCGCCGTGGAGGTGGTGGAGCTGGAGGTGCGAAACCAGACCCTGCTCAAGCCCCTGCCCGGCGGTGAGTCGCAACCGGAGCCAAAACCCTGCGGGGGGGGCACGTAGGCACCTCCAGACCAGCCCTAATGTGGGGTCCGGGGTCCCTTTCTGGGGCACCTGCCCTGCGTGGCCACCCGCCCCCCCTTTCTCATCCCCCCCGAGGTTCCCTGCAGCACTGTCTGTCCCACAGGTGACTCCccggtgtcccctgtccccaagcGCGTGGGGCTGCTGCACGTCTCCCGCGTGATCTCGGAGGTGTTTGGGGACCGGCTGGCGGCGGGAGCCGTGGGGGGCCGGGACACCTTCCCACTGCAGCAGAaggtgctgctctgctccctgctgctgctcgcCCGGCGCCTGCGCACCCGGGAGGTGACGCTGGGCAAGGTGAGTGGTggcaggggacacacacacccttCAGAGCTGGATTTGGGGAGTGGGCGGGTGTCCCCGGGGTCTCCCTTGCGCGCGGTGTCGCAGTGTAACCCGcgctctgccttccccagctccaCGACGCCTACAGCCAGGTCTGccggcagcagcatctccccgcCGTCGACCAGGCTGAGTGTTTGTCCCTCGTCACCCTCCTGGAGTCCCGCGGTGTCCTCGAGCTGAAGAGGGCCAAGGAGGCCCGGCTGGCCAAGGTACGGCAgtgggcagcggggcgggggtCTGGCAGTGGGGCAGGATCCGTCCCCACGGCGCTGAGCCGCTCTCCTTTCTCCCCCCAGGTCTCCCTGAAGATGGAGGAGGTGGCGGTGGAGCACGCGCTGCAGGACACGGCGCTGGTGGGCAGCATCCTGGCCCAGGGGCTGCGCTAgggccccccaccccaccccactccagcagccccctccctgtGGCCCCTCGGCGTGGGCGGACGCAGCCCCGGGTGGGATTTTGGTGCGCGCGTGGTTGGGCCAGGCCGGGAGCAGGGAAATGGCTCCTGGGGGCCTCAGCCCTTGTTTGTGGAGTCCCACCCTGGGGCCCTCGGTCTTGGctagttttattattattattattattaacattattattattattattatttttgcgTGGTTGGAGCTGAG
This window of the Strix uralensis isolate ZFMK-TIS-50842 chromosome 22, bStrUra1, whole genome shotgun sequence genome carries:
- the CDC6 gene encoding cell division control protein 6 homolog gives rise to the protein MASTSPQHQPTIDFPRRRSARRLAAPPTSPAKSGPDPLTRRLSPPGRPAAATRSARTKALPLSPRKRLGDDNLCNVPQALPCSPTKRSKENQGRRLLFGDPPASPEKAGSPGPSPRCGGQETPQSSGPARPRLFRQEGTCYQEAKRVLHAAVPDRLHARERETGVMRQFLREHVCGRRPGSLYVSGAPGTGKTASLSHVLLDCKDELAGSKTIVLNCMSLSSPQSVFPAVAQELGLPAAAGRDGVRRLEKHLTAQGPMVLLVLDELDQLESKGQDVLYTLFEWPRLPRSRLVLVGLANALDLMDRSLARLGARPASSPQLLHFPPYTREQLSTILRERLGQVAGDPVLDAAALQFCARKVSAVSGDARKALDVCRRAVEVVELEVRNQTLLKPLPGGDSPVSPVPKRVGLLHVSRVISEVFGDRLAAGAVGGRDTFPLQQKVLLCSLLLLARRLRTREVTLGKLHDAYSQVCRQQHLPAVDQAECLSLVTLLESRGVLELKRAKEARLAKVSLKMEEVAVEHALQDTALVGSILAQGLR